The Chroicocephalus ridibundus chromosome 20, bChrRid1.1, whole genome shotgun sequence genome has a window encoding:
- the SLC26A8 gene encoding testis anion transporter 1 codes for MQTEEHFQARFERKRSSTLGGALQISRENRQLHCSFSWRRFRKITLKVFPVLNWLFSYRFREWILRDLHAGLSVAMFQIPQGLLGVWLTRLPLPNINGFLSAFCCSLAYVVFGTSHHISIGSFSILNVVVTNTLKTPNFTQTLSFNGSLNNLSDTTFMKDYMEALTLTASITFLTGIIQLLLGCFCLGFATTYVPKTLIDAYLTAAALHVIVSQFAFIFDIMLDFHKGPLGIFYNLFHYFLALPKANATSILLFLLSMAALRVSKFIKITYKHCPIAFPMELLLIITVTILSNCIHLHAESSSAVVSMIPQRFLPPTLPDLSNLSKIIQHAFSLAVVSYFLLVFVGERYASLHNYNIASNQELIAAGLCNIFSSFFKSFVVSCAISGTVIQEKTGGRTQLAAAIGASMMLVIALKLGHFFQVIPHNILAAIVVFNMFPFLEKFLDVPILWRQDKYHFVIWLVTFAAVLCFGLDVGLAVAMGFTFFIITIRSHRMKMVVLGQIPNTNIYRSLSVYRAAREIEGIRIFQCCSSISFANMNHFKTYLLHKMDMKAVPLDESEMRALTSLSDTAVERKDLKCSCVCHPTPPPPRIPYTEKLVKQHHADSESSSSSVNLVHWSKYEGRLSSQIFLVGADDVSPGFNAGLSAAKKEDEGRRACLSSGSAVDNSSVQLDQEEQPVLLSCPVHTIIVDFSMVQFVDLLGSELLRQIIHMFRNVGITVLLAACHSSVMADFEKNDFFDSCVTKERFFLTLHDAVLAALDKNEKPDELEPTAKEFAEEPVAEQQKERSLLLKKSKSVFSAKNSDNKLLHEEPTGDASSSAQNKEEPSSLRRYDSPPLQSDFQDPGWGKRWKYTNRP; via the exons atgcagacagaaGAGCACTTCCAGGCACGCTTTGAAAGAAAACGGTCCTCCACCTTGGGTGGAGCACTACAGATCTCTCGAGAGAACAGACAGCTACACTGCAG CTTCTCCTGGAGGAGGTTCAGAAAGATCACACTCAAGGTGTTCCCTGTCCTGAACTGGCTGTTTTCATATCGGTTCAGAGAATGGATCTTGAGGGATCTGCATGCAGGCCTAAGTGTTGCAATGTTTCAGATTCCTCAAG GACTTTTAGGAGTTTGGCTGACCAGGTTACCTCTGCCAAATATCAATGGCTTCCTTTCTGCGTTCTGCTGCTCGCTGGCATATGTTGTATTTGGGACTTCACATCATATCTCAATTG GCTCGTTCAGCATCCTAAATGTGGTGGTGACAAACACTCTGAAGACTCCTAATTTCACCCAAACATTGTCCTTTAATGGTTCACTGAACAATTTATCAGACACTACATTTATGAAAGATTACATGGAGGCCTTGACACTTACCGCATCAATAACTTTTTTGACTGGCATCATTCAG TTGCTGCTGGGTTGCTTTTGCCTGGGGTTTGCAACAACATACGTGCCGAAGACTCTCATCGATGCTTACCTCACTGCAGCAGCATTGCATGTCATTGTATCCCAGTTTGCCTTTATCTTTGACATCATGTTAGACTTCCACAAGGGTCCCCTGGGCATTTTTTAT AACCTATTTCATTACTTCCTGGCTCTCCCAAAGGCTAACGCCACCAGCATATTGCTATTTTTGCTTAGCATGGCTGCACTTCGAGTCAGTAAATTTATCAAGATAACTTATAAACATTGTCCTATTGCATTTCCTATGGAACTTCTCTTG attatCACAGTCACCATTCTTTCTAATTGCATTCATCTTCACGCTGAATCTAGTAGTGCTGTGGTCAGTATGATTCCGCAGAG GTTTCTGCCTCCTACGCTGCCAGATTTGTCAAACCTGAGCAAGATCATCCAGCATGCCTTCTCCCTTGCTGTCGTAAGctatttccttcttgtttttgttGGGGAGAGGTATGCTTCACTTCACAACTACAATATTGCCAGCAATCAG gAGCTAATAGCAGCAGGGCTATGCAATATTTTCAGctcatttttcaaaagctttgttgTCAGCTGTGCTATTTCTGGAACTGTCATTCAAGAGAAGACAGGTGGAAGAACACAG TTAGCAGCGGCGATTGGAGCATCTATGATGCTGGTGATTGCGCTGAAACTAGGACACTTTTTCCAGGTGATACCTCAT AATATACTGGCTGCTATTGTGGTATTTAACATGTTcccttttcttgaaaaatttcTGGATGTCCCCATCCTGTGGAGACAGGATAAGTATCATTTC GTTATTTGGCTTGTAACTTTTGCTGCGGTGCTTTGTTTTGGTCTTGATGTCGGTTTAGCGGTCGCCATGGGATTCACGTTCTTCATAATCACCATTAGGTCACACAG AATGAAGATGGTGGTGCTGGGACAGATTCCAAACACGAATATTTACAGAAGTTTATCCGTCTACAGAGCc GCAAGGGAGATTGAAGGTATCAGAATCTTCCAGTGCTGCTCGTCCATCTCTTTCGCAAACATGAATCACTTCAAAACCTATTTGTTACACAAG atggaCATGAAAGCCGTGCCTCTAGATGAAAGTGAAATGAGGGCTTTAACTAGTCTGTCTGACACCGCAGTGGAAAGAAAAGATCTTAAATGCTCTTGTGTCTGTCATCCAACTCCACCACCACCTAGG ATACCATATACAGAGAAACTGGTGAAGCAACACCACGCAGACAGCGAATCCTCGTCATCGTCAGTTAATTTGGTGCATTGGTCGAAGTATGAAGGCAGACTCAGCTCTCAGATATTCTTGGTGGGAGCAGACGACGTATCCCCAGGCTTTAACGCGGGACTTTCGGCCGCAAAAAAGGAGGATGAAGGGAGAAGAGCTTGCCTTTCGTCAGGCTCTGCTGTAGATAACTCCTCGGTGCAGTTAGATCAGGAGGAACAGCCAGTGCTGCTGTCGTGTCCGGTTCACACCATTATTGTAGACTTCAGCATGGTGCAATTTGTGGATTTGCTAGGTTCAGAGTTACTGCGACAG ATCATCCATATGTTTCGCAATGTTGGCATTACAGTCCTCCTAGCTGCCTGTCACT CCTCTGTGATGGCAGACTTTGAGAAGAATGATTTCTTTGACAGCTGTGTCACCAAAGAAAGGTTCTTTCTGACTCTTCATGATGCTGTGCTGGCTGCTTTGGACAAGAATGAAAAGCCAGATGAGCTAGAACCTACCGCGAAAGAGTTTGCTGAGGAACCGGTAGCTGAACAGCAGAAG